In Perognathus longimembris pacificus isolate PPM17 chromosome 23, ASM2315922v1, whole genome shotgun sequence, a single genomic region encodes these proteins:
- the Spn gene encoding leukosialin, which produces MALLFLLFWASVLSLQTPVTLSRPAPGEPPSFDSDDSKNQGLSVNSTGPPAGDPKDANSTGSQISAAPPLMPSGTSELLLPVISIGAAPESTTTQEPLPSLLPETSNATSSHDVPIAENTLEYTAVTGGMMTSNFQETSHGTSEPSVTTATNFLEPSNETSGFPVTVATRSLEPSNKMDGPPVTVATRSLKPSNETSVTMVTRSLEPSSGPSVTMATGALEPSSETSGLSVTIATSSLKVPTVASHTPVSNRGLSVATTPKPQSDTSLSPPLTAGQRSHGRLLVPVLVALLVVLVLLALLLLWRQRQKKRTGVLTLNRGGKRNGVVDAWAGPAQVPDEEAMTAIVGESRADKGSGVPETEGSGQRLPLTTFFGRRKSHQGSLALEELKPGSGPSLKGEEEPLVGSEDESVEAPTSSGPEVGDGADCK; this is translated from the coding sequence ATggctctgctcttcctcctcttctgggCCTCCGTGCTGAGCCTGCAGACTCCAGTAACTTTGTCCAGACCTGCTCCAGGAGAGCCTCCTTCTTTCGACTCAGATGATTCTAAGAACCAGGGTCTCTCAGTCAACTCCACTGGACCACCGGCAGGAGACCCTAAGGATGCTAACAGCACCGGGAGCCAGATCTCAGCTGCACCCCCCTTGATGCCTTCTGGAACCAGTGAGCTGCTTCTTCCAGTGATTTCCATCGGTGCCGCACCTGAGTCAACAACCACCCAGGAGCCTTTGCCTTCGCTTCTCCCAGAAACCTCTAATGCAACCAGCAGCCATGATGTCCCCATAGCAGAGAATACACTGGAATACACTGCTGTGACAGGTGGAATGATGACGTCTAATTTTCAGGAAACTTCCCATGGTACCAGTGAACCCTCCGTCACCACAGCAACAAACTTTCTGGAGCCTTCTAATGAGACTAGTGGATTCCCTGTTACCGTGGCAACCAGATCTTTGGAACCTTCCAATAAGATGGATGGACCCCCTGTTACCGTGGCAACCAGGTCTCTGAAGCCCTCCAATGAGACCTCTGTTACCATGGTAACCAGATCTCTGGAGCCCTCCAGTGGACCCTCTGTTACCATGGCAACCGGAGCTCTGGAGCCCTCCAGTGAGACCAGTGGACTCTCTGTCACTATAGCAACTAGCTCTCTTAAGGTCCCTACTGTGGCCAGCCACACCCCAGTCTCTAACAGGGGATTATCTGTGGCGACTACTCCAAAGCCGCAGTCAGACACAAGCTTGAGTCCCCCCCTCACTGCAGGCCAGAGGTCCCATGGTAGGTTGCTGGTGCCTGTGCTTGTGGCGCTGCTGGTGGTTCTAGTCCTCCTGGCCCTGCTTCTGCTGTGGCGCCAGAGGCAGAAGAAGAGGACTGGGGTCCTGACGCTAAACAGAGGTGGAAAGCGCAATGGGGTGGTGGATGCTTGGGCTGGGCCAGCCCAGGTCCCTGATGAGGAGGCCATGACAGCTATAGTGGGAGAGTCTAGGGCTGACAAAGGCTCTGGGGTCCCTGAGACAGAAGGGTCTGGCCAGAGGCTTCCCCTCACCACTTTCTTTGGCAGACGCAAGTCTCACCAGGGATCCTTAGCCCTGGAGGAGCTAAAGCCTGGGTCAGGCCCCAGcctgaaaggagaggaagagccaCTGGTGGGCAGCGAGGATGAGTCTGTAGAAGCCCCCACTTCCAGTGGGCCAGAAGTAGGGGATGGAGCTGATTGTAAATAA